Part of the Streptococcus ilei genome is shown below.
ACAATGGTCTGTTTAAGAAGGAAAATGTCATTAAAGAAATCAAGCGCCGTCTCAAGGAATATGGACCTTTCGGTTTGATTGGGCACATCTATTACAAGCAATCCTTGACGGTAGCAGAAGGCACCCTGGGTTGGCTGTATCGAGATGTAGAGTATGAGAAGACGCCTTATATCAATCCACTCTATGCAAAACGCACAAAAAATAATGGATTTGCTAAATGGGTGCGAACCTATTTCCTCAGCACGGATCGGCCACAGTACAAGTATTATGAATTTATCAAGCAGTTAATCTGGATCGTCCTGTCGGCTGGCTTGCTTGGGGCTTATCTCAAGCGTCGAGATACGGATGACTTTAACTTCCTTTCCTTAGCGGTTTTTGGTGGTTTGCTCTTCTTAACCATCTTTGAAGGTGGGAAGACTCGCTACCTCATCCAATTCTTACCGCAAATTTTGCTAGTGGCTTCGATTGGTCTAGCAGGATATCCCAAGAAAGAAAACACCTAAAAGCTCTCGCTTTATGAATAGGCAGAAACAGAGGTTGGATAAACTTGTCCAGCCTCTTTTTTATCCAGTGGATCTCTGTCAAATGTGGTATAATGAAAGGTAAGAATTTATTGGATAGCGGAGAGTTTCCATGCAACATTCCCCCTGGCACGAAGCCATCAAATCCCATCTTCCGGAAGGGTATTTTCATCAGATCAATGACTTTATGAATGAGGTCTATAGCCAAGGAGTGGTCTATCCACCGCGTGATAAGGTCTTTAAGGCCTTGCAGACAACGGAGATGGATCAGGTCAAGGTCTTGATCTTAGGCCAAGATCCCTACCATGGACCGGATCAAGCACAAGGCTTAAGTTTTTCTGTCCCAGATTATGTACCAGCACCGCCTTCTTTGCAAAATATTCTTAAAGAATTGCGCTCAGACATTGGTGAGAAGCGGTCGCATGATCTGACTACTTGGGCTGAACAAGGGGTGCTCTTGCTCAATGCCTGCTTGACGGTGCCTGCTGGGCAGGCCAATGGCCATGCTGGAAAAATTTGGGAGCCGTTTACAGATGCTGTGATCAAGGTGGTCAATGAGTTGGAGGAGCCAGTAGTCTTTATCCTCTGGGGATCTTACGCTCGTAAGAAAAAGCCTCTGATTACCCACGATCGACATTTGGTCCTTGAATCAGCTCATCCAAGTCCCTTATCGGCCTACCGAGGATTCTTTGGTTCCCAGCCCTTTTCAAAAACCAATCAATTTTTGGAAGATGCAGGACGCGAGCCGATTGATTGGTTAAGATAGGAGAAAGAAATGCCACAATTAGCAACGATTTGTTATATCGACAATGGGAAAGAATTTCTCATGTTGCATCGCAATAAAAAGCCCAATGATGTCCATGAAGGCAAATGGATTGGAGTTGGTGGAAAATTAGAACGCGGAGAAACTCCTCAAGAGTGTGCTGCTAGGGAAATCCTTGAAGAGACGGGCCTGAAAGCTAAACCAGTTTTAAAAGGGATTATCACCTTCCCTGAATTTACTCCAGATCTGGACTGGTACACCTATGTCTTTAAGGTGACCGATTTTGAAGGAGAGCTCATCGAGTGTAACGAAGGGACATTGGAGTGGGTGCCTTATGATCAAGTCCTCTCAAAACCTACTTGGGAAGGGGACCACACCTTTGTCGAGTGGCTCTTGGAAGATAGACCCTTCTTTTCAGCAATGTTTCGCTATGATGGGGATCGCTTACTAGAGACCCATGTCGATTTCTATGAATAAAGGAGTAGAAGATGTTAGTCATTAAAAATGGTCGTGTCATGGATCCAAAAACTGGTTTGGATCAAGTGTGTGATCTCTTGGTAGATCAGGGTAAAATTGTTGAAATAGGCCCATCTCTTTCTTACGAGCAAGCCCAAGTCATTGATGCAAGTGGCAAGGTGGTAGCGCCAGGTTTAGTGGACATTCATGTTCACTTCCGTGAACCTGGTCAGACCCACAAGGAAGATATTCACACCGGAGCTCTGGCAGCCGCAGCGGGTGGTTTTACGACAGTTGTCATGATGGCCAATACCACTCAAACTATTTCGGATGTCGAGACCTTAAATGAAGTCTTGGATTCTGCTGCCAAGGAAGCCATTCATGTCAAGACAGTTGCGACGGTTACCAAGAACTTTGATGGCCAACATTTGACCGACTTTGAAGGCTTGTTACAAGCTGGGGCTGTCGGTTTCTCTGATGATGGGATACCTTTGCAAAGTACCAAAGTAGTGCGTCAAGCTTTGGAAGAAGCCAAGCGTCTAGGTATCTTTATTAGTCTGCATGAAGAAGATCCAGAATTGAATGGCATTCTGGGACTCAATGAGCACATTGCCCGAGAACACTTCAAGGTTTGTGGAGCGACAGGTGTAGCTGAATACTCTATGGCAGCGCGTGATGCCATGATTGCTCATGCGACAGGTGGTCACCTCCACATCCAGCACCTTTCTAAAGCTGAGAGTGTGAAGGTAGTTGAGTTTGCTCAAGCAATCGGCGCTCCAGTCACAGCAGAAGTAGCTCCTCAGCATTTCTCTAAGACAGAAGATCTTTTGCTGTCTAAGGGAAGCAATGCCAAGATGAATCCTCCCCTTCGTCGGGAAGAGGATCGCCGTGCAGTGATCGAAGGCTTGAAGTCAGGAGTTATTTCTGTGATTGCAACGGACCACGCGCCTCATCATGCGGATGAAAAGAACGTGGCCGATATCACCAAAGCTCCTTCCGGCATGACAGGATTAGAAACCTCTCTATCGCTTGGTTTGACCTATTTGGTTCACGCTGGAGAGCTTAGTTTAATGGAGCTCTTAGAAAAAATGACTTATAATCCTGCAAAACTCTATCACTTTGAAGCAGGCTATTTAGAAGTTGGTGGACCAGCAGATATTGTGATCTTTGACCCAGAGGCTGACCGTTTGGTATCTGATCATTTTGCCTCTAAGGCAGCCAATTCCCCATTTGTTGGAGAATCCCTCAAGGGACAGGTAGCTTATACCATCTGCCAGGGGAACATTGTCTACCAAGCCTGAACGGAACTAAAAGACAATCAAGAAATCTAAATTAAAGGCTGGACGAATGAGGAGTATATGAATAGTAGAAAAATACTAGAAATGATCTTGTATTGTTTGGTCACTTTTCTGGTCTGCTTTTTTCTGGTCAATTGGCTCCTTCCTTCGGCAGAACCAGTGATGACCAAACCATCAGCAAGCGCCCCAAAAAAGACAGTCACCTATGTAGCGATTGGGGATTCTTTGACGAAAGGCGTAGGAGATAGCACCAATCAAGGAGGCTTTGTTCCTCTTCTTGCTCAGAGTTTGACCAATGAAACAGGTCTTGAATTCAAAGCGATTAACTATGGTGTAGCTGGCAATACCAGCAGTCAAATTTTGACACGTATGCAGGAGAAAAAGGAGATTCGAAAGGATTTGAAGCAGGCTCAGTTACTGACCATCACTGTCGGGGGCAATGATCTGCGAAAGGCCATTCTTGAGGATACCAGCAACTTAGATCTGGATCGCTTTGATAAGCCGTCTAAGACTTACGTGAAAAATCTTAAACAGATCATCGAATTGGCCCGCAAAGACAATCCTGATTTGCCTATTTACGTAGTGGGGATCTATAATCCCTTGTATCTCAACTTCCCCGATTTAACGGAATTGCAGACGCTTGTGGATCAATGGAACCAAAGAACGGAGGAGACCCTCTCTGCTTATCAGGGCGTCTATTTTGTTCCGATCAACGACCTTCTCTATAAGGGCATTGATGGTAAGAGTGGGGTGACAGAGAACGAATTAGGAAAAGAAACTGTGACCAACGATGCCTTGTATGACGAGGATAGTTTTCATCCCAATAATACAGGATATGAAATTATGAAAGAAGCCGTACTGGAGAAAATACATGCAACTAAGAAAAAATGGTTTGAGTGAAAAGAAGGTCAAGCCACCAACCACAGGGCCTCATTTTAAGGAGAGACGAGAGAAAACCCCGATAAATATCTGGAAATGGCTCTTTCTTAGCTTGGTCAGTTTCTTATTAGCAACCAGTCTAGTCGTATGGACTCGCTTCTCAACGGTTCGAGAGGATGTCCGTCAACTACAGACTCCTAACCAAAAAGGAGATGTTAAGATTGGCAGTATGACAACGACAAGAGCTCAACTTAATGAAACCATCAAGGTCATGCTGAAAAGTTATCATTTGAGTGATTATCAACTTTATGCAGACAATCAACAGATGTTACTGGAGGGGAAACTGAACTTTTTAGGAAAGGAGTACCCCCTCTATATCTATTTCCAGCCGAGTAAGCTAGAGGATGGGAGCATCCTCTTGACTCTCAAGGATTTTTCAGTTGGGACCTTGAAACTTCCTAAGAAGACCGTGATGCAGATGCTATCTACAAACAAGGATTTACCTGACTTTGTAAGCATTGATAGCAAAGAGGCGACGATAAAGATCGAGCTTGCCAAGATCAAAAATGAGATGAATTTTTATGTCAAAGCAAATACCATTGATCTATACAATGATCAAATCATCTTTGATCTCTACAGAAAAAAATAAGAATAAGAGGCGAAAGCAAAAAGAGGCTTTCGCCTTTATTTTGCTTCTATTCAAAAAATTCAGAATATTATAGAAAATTCTTGACATTCAATTTTCCCTGTGCTAAAATACTAAACAAGACATCAGACAAAGGAGAAAAGTCAAACATGAAAACAGCTAAGTTTATTCAATTTGCTTTGTTGTTGAGGTATTCGGGCTAGTGCAAAAGCATTAGTCCTGTTTGGCTTACCAAGCGGGAGTAACAAAACATCTCGCTTAGGTAACTGGCGAGATGTTTTTATTTTATTCACTATGTTTAGAAAAGAGGAGACCCTATGCGTAAAGTTGAATTTTTAGATACCAGTCTTCGGGATGGCGAACAGACTCCTGGAGTCAATTTCTCCATCAAAGAAAAGATTGCCATTGCCAAGCAATTGGAGAAGTGGGGCATTTCTGCTATCGAAGCAGGTTTTCCAGCAGCCAGTCCCGATTCTTTCACAGCTGTGCAGGAAATTGCAAAGACCTTGACCAAGACTGCTGTGACGGGTTTGGCTCGCTCGGTCAAATCCGATATTGATGCTTGTTATGAAGCCTTGAAAGATGCTAAGTATCCGCAAGTTCACGTCTTTATCGCAACCAGTCCGATTCACCGGGAGTTTAAACTCAACAAGACCAAGGAAGAAATTCTTGAGGCTATCAAAGAGCACGTCTCTTACGCACGTTCTAAGTTTGAGATTGTGGAGTTCTCACCGGAAGATGCGACTCGGACGGAATTGGATTTCCTCTTGCAAGTCGTTCAAACTGCAGTCGATGCAGGGGCTAGCTATATCAATATTCCTGATACGGTCGGCTTCACGACACCAGCAGAATATGGCGCGATTTTCAAATACTTGATTGACCATGTCAAAACAGACCGCGAGATCATCTATTCTCCTCATTGCCATGATGATCTAGGGATGGCAGTTGCTAATAGCCTCGCCGCTGTCAAGAATGGAGCTGGTCGTGTCGAAGGAACCATCAATGGAATCGGTGAACGGGCTGGAAATGCTGCGCTTGAAGAAGTGGCGGTTGCCCTCAATATCCGGGAAGACTATTACCAGGTTGACAGTCCGATTGTGCTCAATGAAACCATCAACACTTCTGAGTTGGTCTCTCGTTACTCTGGTATTCCAATTCCTAAAAACAAGGCAGTTGTTGGTGGCAATGCCTTCTCACACGAGTCTGGGATTCACCAAGACGGCGTTCTTAAAAATCCTCTTACCTATGAAATCATCACGCCTGAGTTGGTGGGTGTCAAGAGCAATAGCCTTCCTCTTGGGAAATTGTCAGGGCGGCACGCCTTTGTCGAAAAACTGCATGAGTTGGGATTGGAATTCACAGAAGAAGACATCCAGCCATTGTTTGCGAAATTCAAATCTCTGGCAGATAAGAAACACGAGATCACAGACGCTGATATCCGCGCCCTTGTTGCCGGTACAGCAGTGGAAAATCCAGAAGGCTTCCATTTTGATGATCTTCGCCTCACAACGAACGAAGATGAAAGCATCACTGCAACAGTCAGCCTGAAAAATGAAGATGGTGAAGTTCTTGAATATCTTGCCAAAGGTCAAGGTTCAGTGGAAGCAATCTTTAACGCTATTGATCAATTCTTCCACCAAGAAGTTCGTCTGACCTCTTACAGCATTGATGCGGTGACAGATGGGATTGATGCCCAAGCGCGTGTGCTGGTTACTGTTGAGAATGAAGCGACAGATACCATCTTTAACGCTTCTGGTTTAGACTTTGACGTATTGAAGGCCTCAGCAATTGCCTATATCAATGCTAATACCTTGGTGCAAAAAGAGAATGCTGGAGAGATTGGCCACATTGTATCCTATCGTGATCTGCCCGATGCCTAAAGGAGAACACTATGACGAAGAAAATTGTCGCCCTTGCAGGAGACGGAATAGGACCAGAGATTATGGAGGCTGGCCTGTCCGTACTGAAAGCAGTGGCAAAAAAAACAAATTTTGACTATTCAGTCCAAGCGCATCCATTTGGTGGAGCTGGGATTGATGCGGCTGGTCATCCTCTACCAGCTTCTACTCTAGAAGCTAGCAAGGAAGCTGATGCTATTCTCTTAGCAGCTATCGGAAGTCCCCAGTATGACCAAGCACCGATTCGTCCGGAACAAGGTTTGTTGGCCCTTCGTAAGGAGCTCAACCTCTATGCTAACATACGTCCGGTTAAAATTTATGATGCCCTCAAGCACTTGTCACCTTTGAAGGAGGATCGCATTCAAGGTGTGGATTTCGTAGTGGTTCGTGAGCTTACAGGCGGGATTTACTTTGGAGATCATATCTTAGAAGAAGATCAAGCACGGGATATCAATGACTACTCTCTTGAAGAAGTGGAGCGTATCGTACGTAAGGCTTTTGAGATTGCGCGTGGACGCCGTAAGAAAGTCACTAGCATTGATAAGCAAAATGTCCTCGCAACCTCTAAACTATGGAGAAGAGTTGCAGATCGAGTGGCTCAAGACTTCCCGGATGTGACCTTGGAGCACCAGTTGGTAGACTCAGCAGCCATGCTCATGATTACTAATCCGTCACGCTTTGATGTCATCGTGACGGAAAACCTTTTCGGAGATATTCTTTCTGATGAGTCCAGTGTCTTATCTGGAACTCTTGGCGTCATGCCATCGGCTAGTCATTCGGAGTCAGGGCCAAGTATGTATGAGCCTATTCATGGATCAGCTCCAGATATTGCGGGTCAGGGCGTGGCGAATCCAGTCTCGATGATCCTCTCTGTTGCCATGATGATGCGAGAAAGTTTTGATCGAGAAGAAGACGCTAGACGAATTGAAGAAGCCGTAGAGGCGACTCTTGCTGCAGGGATCTTTACTAGAGACCTAGGAGGCAGAGCTTCGACAAAAGAAATGACAGAAGAAATTATAAAACGATTATGAGTGTAAAAGGAATGATTACGGGCTTGATCCTTCTATGGAATCTCTTCGTAGGGATCCTCTACGGAGTTGATAAGGAAAAGGCTAAACGAAATGACTGGCGGATACCAGAAAAGACCTTGCTCTTTTATGCTTTTGCAGTTGGGGGGCTAGGGGCTTGGACTGGAGGGCTCCTCTTTCATCACAAAACACAGAAATGGTATTTTAAAGTTACCTGGCTCTTAGGAACGCTTCTCACCCTATACACACTCTACGCTTTATGGAGGTAAGGATGGCAGGAAAATCAATTTTTGATAAAATCTGGGAACGGCATGTAGTGACCGGTGAGCAAGGCCAGCCCCAACTCATGTATGTGGACCAACACTATATCCACGAGGTCACCAGTCCCCAAGCCTTTCAGGGATTACGGGATGCAGGACGCAAGGTTCGACGGCCAGATTTAACCTTTGGAACCTTTGACCACAATGTCCCAACGGTTAACATTTATGATATCCGGGATGTGATTTCCAAGGCTCAGATTGATAAATTAGCTGAAAACGTTAAAGATTTTGGAATTGATCATGCGGCTCACGGTTCAGAAAAACAAGGAA
Proteins encoded:
- the leuB gene encoding 3-isopropylmalate dehydrogenase; protein product: MTKKIVALAGDGIGPEIMEAGLSVLKAVAKKTNFDYSVQAHPFGGAGIDAAGHPLPASTLEASKEADAILLAAIGSPQYDQAPIRPEQGLLALRKELNLYANIRPVKIYDALKHLSPLKEDRIQGVDFVVVRELTGGIYFGDHILEEDQARDINDYSLEEVERIVRKAFEIARGRRKKVTSIDKQNVLATSKLWRRVADRVAQDFPDVTLEHQLVDSAAMLMITNPSRFDVIVTENLFGDILSDESSVLSGTLGVMPSASHSESGPSMYEPIHGSAPDIAGQGVANPVSMILSVAMMMRESFDREEDARRIEEAVEATLAAGIFTRDLGGRASTKEMTEEIIKRL
- a CDS encoding dihydroorotase, with product MLVIKNGRVMDPKTGLDQVCDLLVDQGKIVEIGPSLSYEQAQVIDASGKVVAPGLVDIHVHFREPGQTHKEDIHTGALAAAAGGFTTVVMMANTTQTISDVETLNEVLDSAAKEAIHVKTVATVTKNFDGQHLTDFEGLLQAGAVGFSDDGIPLQSTKVVRQALEEAKRLGIFISLHEEDPELNGILGLNEHIAREHFKVCGATGVAEYSMAARDAMIAHATGGHLHIQHLSKAESVKVVEFAQAIGAPVTAEVAPQHFSKTEDLLLSKGSNAKMNPPLRREEDRRAVIEGLKSGVISVIATDHAPHHADEKNVADITKAPSGMTGLETSLSLGLTYLVHAGELSLMELLEKMTYNPAKLYHFEAGYLEVGGPADIVIFDPEADRLVSDHFASKAANSPFVGESLKGQVAYTICQGNIVYQA
- a CDS encoding SGNH/GDSL hydrolase family protein, with protein sequence MNSRKILEMILYCLVTFLVCFFLVNWLLPSAEPVMTKPSASAPKKTVTYVAIGDSLTKGVGDSTNQGGFVPLLAQSLTNETGLEFKAINYGVAGNTSSQILTRMQEKKEIRKDLKQAQLLTITVGGNDLRKAILEDTSNLDLDRFDKPSKTYVKNLKQIIELARKDNPDLPIYVVGIYNPLYLNFPDLTELQTLVDQWNQRTEETLSAYQGVYFVPINDLLYKGIDGKSGVTENELGKETVTNDALYDEDSFHPNNTGYEIMKEAVLEKIHATKKKWFE
- a CDS encoding uracil-DNA glycosylase; its protein translation is MQHSPWHEAIKSHLPEGYFHQINDFMNEVYSQGVVYPPRDKVFKALQTTEMDQVKVLILGQDPYHGPDQAQGLSFSVPDYVPAPPSLQNILKELRSDIGEKRSHDLTTWAEQGVLLLNACLTVPAGQANGHAGKIWEPFTDAVIKVVNELEEPVVFILWGSYARKKKPLITHDRHLVLESAHPSPLSAYRGFFGSQPFSKTNQFLEDAGREPIDWLR
- a CDS encoding NUDIX hydrolase — protein: MPQLATICYIDNGKEFLMLHRNKKPNDVHEGKWIGVGGKLERGETPQECAAREILEETGLKAKPVLKGIITFPEFTPDLDWYTYVFKVTDFEGELIECNEGTLEWVPYDQVLSKPTWEGDHTFVEWLLEDRPFFSAMFRYDGDRLLETHVDFYE
- a CDS encoding DUF1294 domain-containing protein: MSVKGMITGLILLWNLFVGILYGVDKEKAKRNDWRIPEKTLLFYAFAVGGLGAWTGGLLFHHKTQKWYFKVTWLLGTLLTLYTLYALWR
- a CDS encoding 2-isopropylmalate synthase, giving the protein MRKVEFLDTSLRDGEQTPGVNFSIKEKIAIAKQLEKWGISAIEAGFPAASPDSFTAVQEIAKTLTKTAVTGLARSVKSDIDACYEALKDAKYPQVHVFIATSPIHREFKLNKTKEEILEAIKEHVSYARSKFEIVEFSPEDATRTELDFLLQVVQTAVDAGASYINIPDTVGFTTPAEYGAIFKYLIDHVKTDREIIYSPHCHDDLGMAVANSLAAVKNGAGRVEGTINGIGERAGNAALEEVAVALNIREDYYQVDSPIVLNETINTSELVSRYSGIPIPKNKAVVGGNAFSHESGIHQDGVLKNPLTYEIITPELVGVKSNSLPLGKLSGRHAFVEKLHELGLEFTEEDIQPLFAKFKSLADKKHEITDADIRALVAGTAVENPEGFHFDDLRLTTNEDESITATVSLKNEDGEVLEYLAKGQGSVEAIFNAIDQFFHQEVRLTSYSIDAVTDGIDAQARVLVTVENEATDTIFNASGLDFDVLKASAIAYINANTLVQKENAGEIGHIVSYRDLPDA
- a CDS encoding YpmS family protein, which codes for MQLRKNGLSEKKVKPPTTGPHFKERREKTPINIWKWLFLSLVSFLLATSLVVWTRFSTVREDVRQLQTPNQKGDVKIGSMTTTRAQLNETIKVMLKSYHLSDYQLYADNQQMLLEGKLNFLGKEYPLYIYFQPSKLEDGSILLTLKDFSVGTLKLPKKTVMQMLSTNKDLPDFVSIDSKEATIKIELAKIKNEMNFYVKANTIDLYNDQIIFDLYRKK